CAGGAGCCCGTGCCCAAGGACCACCCGCTGCTGAAGTGCGAGGAAGTGATCTTCACGCCGCACATCGGCGCGGCCACCGAGAAGGCGCAGCTCAACGTGGCGATCGCGGTCGCCGAGCAGGTGCGCGACTACCTGGTGTCGGGCATCGTGCGCAACGCCGTGAACCTGCCTTCCGTGTCGGCCGAGGACCTGCCGATGCTGCGGCCGTTCGTCATGCTGGGCGAGAAGCTCGGCCTGTTCGAGGGCCAGGTCGCGCGCGGCGGCGTGTCGGAGATCGACGTCGAGTACGCCGGCGAGATCGCCGAGCGCAACGTGCAGGCAGTCACTCTGGCCGTGCTGCGCGGCATCCTCGCGCCCTGGGTCGGCGACGAGGTGAACTTCGTGAACGCCCCGCTCGTGGCGCAGAAGCACGGCGTGCGCGTGATCGAGACCAAGTCGGCCGCGCCCGAGGACTACGTGTCGCTGCTCACCGTCCGGGTGCGCTCGCGCAACGGCGAGTCACACCTGGTGGCGGGCACGATCTTCGGCCGCACGCAGCCCCGCATCGTGCGCGTCGACGACTTCCGCTTCGAGGCCATCCCCGAAGGCCCGACCTTCCTGATCCGCAACCAGGACCGTCCGGGCGTGGTCGGGCGCATGGGCACCTTGCTCGGCAGCAAGGGCATCAACATCAAGCGCATGCAGCTCGGCCTGCACCTGCAGACCAACCAGGCGCTGCAGCTCCTGTCGGTGGAGCCGATGCCCTCGCAGGAGATCCTCGAGGCCGTGCGCCGGCTCGAGAACGTCGAGATGGCGCTCCTGCTCGACCTCGGCGCCCGAGTCACTTGAGCCATGGCGAACGTCGTCGTCGTCGGGGTGCAGTGGGGCGATGAGGGCAAGGGCAAGGTCGTCGACCAGCTCGCCGATCGCGCCGATCTCGTGGTGCGCTTCCAGGGCGGGCCGAACGCCGGTCACACGCTGGTGGTCGACGGCGAGACCACGGTGCTCCACCTCGTGCCCTCGGGCATCCTGCAGCCTTCGACGCTGAACCTGATCGGCCCTGGCGTGGTCGTCGACCCCGACGTGCTCCTGGGCGAGATCGACGGGCTGAAGCAGAAGGCCGTGCCGGTCGGGCGCGAGAGACTGCGCATCTCCGACCGCGCGCACGTGATCCTGCCCGTTCACTCCGCGCTCGACAAGGCGCGCGAGGAGTCGCGCCACCAGCTCACGATCGGCACGACCGGCCGCGGCATCGGGCCGGCCTACGAGAGCCGGGTCGCGCGCACGGGCGTGCGCGTGATCGACTTGCTCGAGCCGGCGGCGCTGCGCGAGAGACTCGAGCTGGCGCTGTACGAGCGCAACTTCCTGCTCGAGCACCTGTACCACTGGCCCAAGATCGACGCGAACGAGCTGTTCGACCGGGCGGTGGTCTGGGGCGAGAAGCTCGCGCCCTACGTGGACGACGTGGGCGTCGCGATCGACCGCGCCATGCGCGAGGGCAAGTCGGTGCTCTTGGAAGGCGCGCAGGCCACGCTGCTCGACGTCGACCACGGCACCTATCCGTTCGTGACTTCCTCGACCACGATCGCGGGCGGCGCCTGCGCGGGCGCGGGGCTCGGCCCGACGCGCATCGACTCGGTGATCGGAGTCAGCAAGGCCTACACCACGCGCGTGGGCGGCGGCCCGTTCCCCACCGAAGACGACGGCCCCGCCGGCGAGCACATGGGGCGGGTGGGCAAGGAGTTCGGCGCCACCACCGGCCGCAAGCGCCGCTGCGGCTGGCTCGACCTCGTGGTCATGCGCTACGCGGTGCGCGTGAACGGCATCACGGGTCTGGCGCTGGGCAAGCTCGACATCCTGACCGGCCTGCCCGAGGTCAAGATCTGCGTCGCCTACCGCGTCGACGGCAAGGAGCTGCGCGAGATCCCCGCCAGCATCCGCACGCTCGAGCGCTGCGAGCCGATCTACAAGACCTTCCGCGGCTGGGACGAGTCTCTCGCCGCCGCGCGTTCGCTCGACGACCTGCCTCAAGCGGCGCGCGAGTACATCCGATGGATCGAGGACGCGCTCGAAGTCCCCGTGGACCTGCTCGGCGTCGGGCCGGACCGCGACGCGACGATCGCGCGCGCCAACCCGTTCGATCGGCCAGCAAGGCGTTGACCCGAAACTCGAGACACTCACTCGCCTGCGCGCTCGGCGCGGCCCTGCTCGCGGCGGGCGCGGCCGGCCCCGCCCGGGCCGACGACCCGCCGTGCGTGGTGACCTGCCGCGACATGGCGGCCAAGAACCAGCTCAAGAGCGGCATGAGCGAGATGGGCTGCGTCGCCAGCGTCTGCCAGCAGGAGGGCCGACGCCTCTACACCGAGGGCAACTACGACGCCGCCC
This genomic window from Myxococcota bacterium contains:
- a CDS encoding NAD(P)-dependent oxidoreductase, translating into TEGTRGMIGREAFAKMKKGVLLVNAARGGIVDEAALLEAIQSKKVAGAALDVFEQEPVPKDHPLLKCEEVIFTPHIGAATEKAQLNVAIAVAEQVRDYLVSGIVRNAVNLPSVSAEDLPMLRPFVMLGEKLGLFEGQVARGGVSEIDVEYAGEIAERNVQAVTLAVLRGILAPWVGDEVNFVNAPLVAQKHGVRVIETKSAAPEDYVSLLTVRVRSRNGESHLVAGTIFGRTQPRIVRVDDFRFEAIPEGPTFLIRNQDRPGVVGRMGTLLGSKGINIKRMQLGLHLQTNQALQLLSVEPMPSQEILEAVRRLENVEMALLLDLGARVT
- a CDS encoding adenylosuccinate synthase, whose translation is MANVVVVGVQWGDEGKGKVVDQLADRADLVVRFQGGPNAGHTLVVDGETTVLHLVPSGILQPSTLNLIGPGVVVDPDVLLGEIDGLKQKAVPVGRERLRISDRAHVILPVHSALDKAREESRHQLTIGTTGRGIGPAYESRVARTGVRVIDLLEPAALRERLELALYERNFLLEHLYHWPKIDANELFDRAVVWGEKLAPYVDDVGVAIDRAMREGKSVLLEGAQATLLDVDHGTYPFVTSSTTIAGGACAGAGLGPTRIDSVIGVSKAYTTRVGGGPFPTEDDGPAGEHMGRVGKEFGATTGRKRRCGWLDLVVMRYAVRVNGITGLALGKLDILTGLPEVKICVAYRVDGKELREIPASIRTLERCEPIYKTFRGWDESLAAARSLDDLPQAAREYIRWIEDALEVPVDLLGVGPDRDATIARANPFDRPARR